A stretch of DNA from Arachis hypogaea cultivar Tifrunner chromosome 19, arahy.Tifrunner.gnm2.J5K5, whole genome shotgun sequence:
gtagtaaattaaattataaaagaggaTGTAAATTCTACAAGTATTGTAGTGTGCAGGGTAAACATAATGGGGGAGTGGTGAACATAAGGTGGGAAGGATGGGGAGTGGTGGGAGACTGACAGGTTACCGGCTGCAGGGAGATGTCGGGGGAGGAGAGGCAGCAACGGCGCACAGAGCTGTCAAGGGCAGGCGCATGCGAAGTGACCGGAGAAGGGAACAGCAGGTCACCAGGTGATATGTAGGATGGTCCGGCAGATATCCCACATTCACCTCGATATCCCACACAACAACACCTGCCTGCACGCCCATCCACCATTTTccacatttattttttaatttcgattttttaaattttaaatttttattttagaaaataaaatataatttttttatttttaaataatttttttatatttttttgtcttatttataaaataaataataagagatcacattttatttaaaaaataaattttaaaagatccagatctttattttttaacttaagccatatttttaaagtataatattttttttgtatatttaatgTATTGAGAAACCTTTTAAATAAGTTTTAGAAAGTATTTTCTTTTAGATGATGTTAACAAACACATTTAAGATTTACCTTAAAATAATTATGTTAAGagtaaaacacaaaaataaactaaatacaattttaaattacacaaattattcaaattaaaaatcgtTATATTAATCTTCCAAATAAAAGTCACCATGTAAATCGAACGAGGCTTATTCAATTTGATTAAGGAACTCAAAAACAAGCTTCAATTATAAATGTATGTGTTAAAATAGTCTTGTTTAATTAAGAGTTTATCTATTTTGTgctttaagaatatatattaaagttataaattaaaatttttttattaaaaatttaaatttttaatgcatttatttggtattcattaaataaaaatatttaaaattttttaataacaattaaaCTTATCATGTATCTTTAACACACATGTtaattaaatagtttaattaataactaaaatctCAAATATATTCAGCCATAACAtgaacataaattaataaaatgattaaaaattatcTCCGATAAAGTTAAGTTTACGtgagattaaattaaaaattgtattattaattattttattttgtacttaCTCTTTTTCATTCACTTATTAGAATttagatcttttaaattttaaattttcactttagagaataaagagTGATCTTTCACCTTTAAATAATTTATCTCTCATATTTTTTTAGGTCTcacatataaaataaatgataaaaaattatactttaccttttaaagtaaaatttaaaatttgaaagatgTAAATTCTACTTATTACTATAGCTACATACTACTAGTATTAAATAATtactattttaaaaagaaattaagaataaataaataattatatacttttttattaacttttgatatgatataaaaagaaattaaaattcaattattaaaaatatttttagcttAACTTGAGTAGAAGATAGTTGTATTTATTACCATTGTGTTTAGGAAATCGATAAATTAATggaagaaagagaagaataaTTAATGTGGTGGAAATGGAATTGAAGGCTTTAAATATGAGTGGTATTCCCGCGgcaaacacaaacacaaacacaaaccTTTCTTTTCCAACAAATACACCTTTGCCTTTGCTCTTTGTGTACTGTGCAGTGTTCGTTCCACTCTTAATTAACAATTTATCtcaaactttttttttctcttcctctctccATTGCCACTCTTATCATCAATAATATAAAGTGTGATTTCTTTACTTTGGTGTTGTGTTGTGTGGAGTGAATTGATCATCAGCCAAAACGGGTCTCCCTCTCTGGATGCTTGGTTTGGGTGCGGACCTCTTGTGGGCCGACATGAACCGTCTTCTTGCTTTTCTCTTCCACCAGGTAATATTTTTCGGTGCAGTTAACTGATAGTTGAGAGTAGTTAAATGATttgataaatttgactaaattattatttaacttcTCTCAACTATCAATGAAATTAACTTAACCAGTTTCTGTTAGTGTTACAAGTATGAGGAGTGttaaagttagtcccacatctaaGAAAGTAAGGAAGAGTGAGGAATTTATAAGATGAAAAACTCATTAACTTACTATCTTaagattttgagttggatgtggtgtcttctcatcttatgttattTCACTTGATTCTTCCACGAAATCTGATCGACAGCTCTCCACGGTTGGCCCAAAGTTTCTACCTAAAATCATTTAATGTTATATTTTTTGGATTAAAATTATTagacatatttttatttaatatgtatttaaaGTATTACTAACAATGTAtttttaaatacattaaaaatgatatttattTATTCGTAAGAAATGTTGTggtagccaatgagtaatagctcaaatggcatagtcttcccatactcaattaaaaagttgcgggttcgagtctcctatctttagtaaaaaaaaaaaaaaagaaatgttgtggtaattatttattaaattatgatgCATGAGAACAGGGAGTATTGGATGAGCAATTCTTGCAGCTTCAGCAGTTGCAGGATGAGACGTCTCCAAACTTTGTCTCCGAAGTAGTGAACATTTACTTTCATGAATCGGAAAAGCTTCTAAGGAATCTGAGAGGGTTGTTAATGGAAAGAGAGTTTTCAGATTACAAGAAAATGGGAATCCATTTGAATCAATTAATGGGAAGCAGCTCAAGCATTGGCGCCAAGAGAGTCACCAATGTTTGTCTTGCCTTTCGTGCTGCCACTGATCACAGTAACCGTTCtgggttagttagttagttaattaattaattagttagttaattacaTCCTCAATTTCAACATTTCTCTATCCATTCTTATTATTACTTCATCATATATTCTAGTATTTTCTTCAAGTCAAAATAATCAttgttttgactttttttttttccttactgCATTCAATGTATCTAAAGGgcaattattttaaaacaaagaaatttatgtacaattttttgTGTAAACCGCTTTTCATGCATAAATTGAATAActtaaatcataattttttatgCATGCTAACTAGAAGAAATTATTTCACCCATATTCATTATTTTTTGTGTTATACTAAATAGtaacaaaatatgaaaataaaatatttttgtgttcctGCCAAGCTTTCTTCATATTTTAACTGaaatttgctaatttaattagggTTTAATTAatgtgaaaattcaggtgcagtcaacttcacgtgaggttgatagttgagagccgttagatga
This window harbors:
- the LOC112779908 gene encoding pseudo histidine-containing phosphotransfer protein 6; protein product: MLGLGADLLWADMNRLLAFLFHQGVLDEQFLQLQQLQDETSPNFVSEVVNIYFHESEKLLRNLRGLLMEREFSDYKKMGIHLNQLMGSSSSIGAKRVTNVCLAFRAATDHSNRSGCLRALEMLEHEYCYLKNKLHELFQIEQQRALAAGVRYPVQNN